One genomic region from Anaerolineae bacterium encodes:
- a CDS encoding Glu/Leu/Phe/Val dehydrogenase, whose product MTTASPRVEAANPYENAIQQLDRALRYLEVSPGMAEYLRRPKREFTVNFPVRMDNGEIRMFTGYRVQHSIARGPAKGGIRFHPMVSMDEVRALAMWMTWKCAVMNLPYGGAKGGIIVDPRELSQAELERMTRRFAYELTPIIGPDDDIPAPDVNTGAQTMAWIMDTYSMIKGTPSPGVVTGKPIPLGGSLGRHEATGRGVMHTVVRALKHLDIPVKGARVAVQGFGNVGSVAAYLLQDQGAKIIAISDVSGGLYNPAGFDARDVLAYARKNSNLIEGYPGGQPITNEQLLTIDCDVLIPAALENQITGANAADIKARVIAEGANGPTTPEADDILRAKGVMIIPDILCNAGGVTVSYLEWVQNRQSFFWTEKEINDRLEHMMDESFYAVLGIAEDMHVDMRTAAYILAVRRVVEVTQLRGFYP is encoded by the coding sequence ATGACCACAGCGAGTCCACGCGTAGAAGCCGCGAACCCGTATGAGAACGCGATCCAGCAGCTGGATCGGGCGCTGCGCTACCTGGAAGTCTCCCCCGGCATGGCTGAGTACCTGCGCCGGCCCAAGCGCGAATTCACCGTCAACTTCCCCGTGCGGATGGACAACGGCGAGATCCGGATGTTCACCGGCTACCGGGTGCAGCACAGCATCGCGCGCGGCCCGGCCAAGGGTGGCATCCGCTTTCACCCGATGGTTTCGATGGATGAAGTTCGCGCGCTGGCCATGTGGATGACCTGGAAATGCGCCGTCATGAACCTGCCTTATGGCGGGGCCAAAGGCGGCATCATCGTCGACCCGCGCGAGCTGTCGCAGGCCGAACTGGAGCGCATGACCCGGCGCTTCGCCTACGAACTGACCCCGATCATCGGGCCGGACGATGACATCCCTGCCCCTGACGTAAACACCGGCGCGCAGACGATGGCCTGGATCATGGACACTTATTCCATGATCAAGGGGACCCCTTCGCCCGGCGTGGTCACCGGCAAGCCCATCCCCCTGGGCGGGTCGCTGGGCCGTCACGAAGCCACCGGTCGTGGCGTGATGCACACTGTCGTCCGGGCGCTCAAGCACCTGGATATCCCGGTCAAGGGTGCGCGGGTGGCTGTGCAGGGCTTTGGCAATGTCGGCTCGGTCGCAGCCTACCTGCTGCAGGATCAGGGGGCCAAGATCATCGCCATCAGCGATGTGAGCGGCGGCCTGTACAACCCCGCTGGATTCGACGCCCGTGACGTGCTGGCCTATGCCCGCAAGAACTCCAACCTGATCGAAGGCTACCCCGGCGGCCAGCCGATCACCAACGAGCAACTCCTGACCATCGACTGCGACGTGCTGATCCCCGCCGCGCTGGAGAACCAGATCACCGGGGCCAACGCCGCCGACATCAAAGCCAGAGTGATCGCCGAAGGCGCCAACGGCCCCACTACTCCGGAAGCCGACGACATCCTGCGCGCCAAAGGTGTGATGATCATCCCCGACATCCTGTGCAACGCTGGCGGCGTGACCGTCTCTTACCTGGAGTGGGTCCAGAACCGGCAGAGCTTCTTCTGGACGGAGAAGGAAATCAACGACCGTCTGGAACACATGATGGACGAGAGCTTCTACGCCGTGCTGGGCATCGCCGAAGATATGCATGTCGACATGCGCACGGCGGCTTACATCCTGGCCGTGCGACGCGTGGTAGAAGTCACCCAGTTGCGCGGCTTCTATCCGTAA
- a CDS encoding peptidoglycan DD-metalloendopeptidase family protein, translated as MIRLLSRGSLVVALLLLALGAPTPALAQGPCGVVDAIDYPLDPERFGIAYPFGQPSSRYDGRLHTGEDWFGGRATTYGSPVRAIAAGRVTYAAPFGWGRDKGVVILEHLLPDGTWWYSLYGHMEELNGYTFPTVFTCVERGAIIGAIGRPRPAPHLHFEIRNFGPDSPGPGYWGTDPVYSGWRNPSQFIQNWQAWLHPAHAWHAELTDDSGPRFPAIIRADNATIVYDDGRLKALNPDGAVLWRYIMAETLEIVAVMPYEGSILVADYSGIMQRWSLEGGFIEQWRLPTTANDTVFTWGNLLVTHDAGSNTLIAYGPDRAEWWRVPDILRPVSVTPTDAVLGVMSIRGALTVLGPDGRIIDRATLRGTGDLALAPDGGLIVRSQSALWQVDPSGHWQRLADTPPVQQGTVALYSRAGGRFFLYSGLADQTLYAYDATGRLLWQTVLPDLKGRPFLLVESDALLLADGYGQVVVVNAGSGAVCDQLRVWGGRAADAWAGLGPDGILRLHIADQMIGFDWAVLTDACR; from the coding sequence ATGATCCGGTTGCTCAGTCGCGGCAGTCTTGTTGTGGCGCTCCTCCTGCTTGCCCTGGGCGCGCCAACGCCCGCGCTGGCACAGGGGCCATGTGGCGTGGTTGACGCCATCGACTACCCCCTGGACCCGGAGCGTTTTGGGATCGCCTATCCGTTCGGCCAGCCTTCTTCTCGCTACGATGGCCGGCTGCATACCGGCGAGGACTGGTTCGGTGGGCGGGCGACGACTTACGGTTCGCCGGTACGAGCCATCGCCGCCGGGCGGGTGACCTATGCCGCGCCATTTGGCTGGGGACGCGATAAAGGCGTGGTCATCCTGGAGCATCTGCTGCCCGACGGGACCTGGTGGTATAGCCTGTACGGACATATGGAGGAGCTGAACGGCTACACCTTTCCGACGGTGTTCACCTGTGTCGAGCGCGGCGCGATCATCGGCGCGATTGGCCGCCCGCGTCCGGCTCCCCACCTCCACTTCGAGATTCGCAATTTCGGCCCCGATTCGCCCGGCCCCGGTTACTGGGGCACCGACCCGGTCTACTCCGGCTGGCGCAACCCGTCGCAATTCATCCAGAACTGGCAGGCCTGGCTGCACCCGGCTCACGCCTGGCATGCCGAACTGACCGACGATTCTGGACCGCGCTTTCCCGCCATCATCCGCGCCGACAACGCCACGATCGTCTATGACGACGGGCGGCTGAAGGCGCTCAATCCTGACGGGGCGGTGCTGTGGCGCTACATCATGGCCGAGACGCTGGAGATCGTGGCGGTAATGCCGTATGAAGGGAGCATTCTGGTCGCTGATTACAGTGGCATCATGCAGCGCTGGAGCCTGGAAGGCGGCTTTATCGAACAGTGGCGGCTCCCGACCACAGCCAATGATACCGTCTTCACCTGGGGCAATCTGCTGGTCACCCACGACGCCGGGAGCAACACCCTGATTGCTTACGGCCCCGACCGGGCTGAATGGTGGCGCGTCCCGGATATCCTGCGTCCGGTCAGTGTGACGCCGACGGACGCCGTGCTCGGCGTGATGTCGATTCGCGGGGCGCTCACGGTGCTGGGGCCGGATGGGCGAATCATCGACCGGGCGACGCTGCGTGGGACTGGCGATCTGGCCCTCGCGCCGGACGGTGGCCTGATCGTGCGCAGCCAGTCGGCGTTGTGGCAGGTTGACCCGTCCGGGCACTGGCAACGCCTAGCCGACACGCCGCCCGTCCAGCAGGGGACGGTAGCCCTTTACAGCCGGGCCGGTGGGCGCTTCTTCCTGTACAGCGGTTTGGCCGATCAGACGCTGTACGCCTATGATGCTACCGGTCGTCTCCTGTGGCAGACGGTTCTCCCTGACCTCAAAGGTCGGCCCTTCCTGCTGGTGGAAAGCGATGCGCTGCTCCTGGCGGATGGCTACGGCCAGGTGGTGGTCGTGAATGCCGGTTCCGGTGCAGTCTGCGATCAACTCCGCGTGTGGGGTGGGCGGGCGGCGGACGCCTGGGCCGGGCTAGGGCCGGATGGAATCCTGCGCCTGCATATCGCTGACCAGATGATCGGATTTGACTGGGCCGTGCTGACGGACGCCTGCCGCTGA
- a CDS encoding aldo/keto reductase, whose protein sequence is MRTMKLGTTGLEVSALCLGAMYFGTRQDEALSFELLDHYVDAGGAFIDTANIYAHWVPGFKGGESEALLGRWLKARGHRDRLVIASKVGFNYSEQTRGLSARQIETECEKSLRRMGIETIDLYYAHVDDPHTPLEETLEAFDRLVRAGKVRAIGASNYSAWRLEKARWISRVNGWAQFGCIQQRYTYVRARRGQVFTPQVEANEDLLAYCQAEGVTLLAYSALLGGAYTRSDREFPPQVQGPDMDNRLVALRDVAREQNATRNQIVLAWMLAGGVLPLIAASTHEQLQENLDALNITLTEQQLARLNAAGW, encoded by the coding sequence ATGCGAACGATGAAGCTTGGTACGACGGGCCTGGAAGTCAGTGCGTTATGCCTGGGGGCGATGTACTTCGGCACCCGTCAGGACGAGGCGTTATCCTTCGAGTTGCTCGACCACTACGTTGACGCAGGTGGCGCTTTCATTGATACAGCCAACATCTACGCTCACTGGGTGCCCGGCTTCAAGGGCGGCGAAAGCGAGGCGCTGCTGGGTCGCTGGCTGAAGGCTCGCGGCCACCGCGACCGGCTGGTGATCGCCTCCAAGGTCGGCTTCAACTATTCCGAGCAGACACGCGGCCTCAGCGCCCGGCAGATCGAAACCGAGTGCGAAAAGAGTCTGCGGCGGATGGGCATTGAGACCATCGACCTGTACTATGCCCACGTCGATGATCCCCACACGCCGCTGGAAGAAACGCTGGAAGCCTTCGACCGGCTGGTCAGGGCTGGCAAGGTGCGGGCCATCGGCGCCAGCAATTACTCCGCCTGGCGGCTGGAAAAAGCCCGCTGGATCAGCCGGGTTAACGGCTGGGCGCAGTTTGGCTGTATCCAGCAGCGCTACACGTATGTGCGGGCGCGGCGCGGTCAGGTTTTCACCCCGCAGGTTGAGGCCAACGAAGACCTGCTGGCCTACTGCCAGGCTGAAGGGGTGACGCTGCTCGCTTACTCCGCACTGCTGGGCGGGGCCTACACCCGCAGCGACCGCGAATTCCCGCCGCAGGTACAGGGACCGGACATGGATAACCGGCTGGTTGCCCTGCGGGACGTGGCCCGCGAGCAGAACGCCACCCGCAACCAGATCGTACTGGCCTGGATGCTGGCCGGTGGCGTGCTGCCACTGATCGCCGCCAGCACCCACGAGCAACTGCAGGAGAACCTGGACGCGCTGAACATCACCCTGACCGAGCAGCAGCTTGCCCGCCTGAACGCAGCGGGGTGGTAG
- a CDS encoding SDR family NAD(P)-dependent oxidoreductase, whose amino-acid sequence MGYWDRRVALVIGAGDGPGQAIALGLARRGAAVMAAHINPTLADATADAIQAAGGQALSYTVDIGNRFQVAAMIEQLRDAFGGLHLVVNAWWVNKRQPFLTLDEYDWRRVIEVNLTGAFLVGQLAGRVMVDEGGGAIVQLLPPVAPGAVQQAPYAASAAGLAALCAAMAAELEPLGVRVLAIPTLDSVDATVAAVLNALQQALE is encoded by the coding sequence ATGGGATATTGGGATAGGCGTGTGGCGCTGGTAATCGGTGCCGGAGATGGCCCAGGGCAGGCCATCGCCCTGGGCCTGGCCAGGCGCGGCGCAGCCGTCATGGCCGCCCACATCAACCCGACCCTGGCCGACGCGACGGCGGACGCGATCCAGGCGGCGGGAGGGCAGGCGCTGAGCTACACCGTGGATATTGGCAACCGCTTTCAGGTAGCGGCCATGATCGAGCAATTGCGGGATGCGTTTGGCGGGCTTCATCTTGTGGTCAACGCCTGGTGGGTCAACAAACGCCAGCCGTTCCTGACGCTGGACGAATACGACTGGCGGCGGGTGATCGAGGTCAATCTGACCGGCGCGTTTCTGGTCGGGCAGCTGGCCGGTCGGGTGATGGTTGACGAAGGCGGCGGGGCGATTGTCCAGCTCCTGCCGCCGGTCGCTCCCGGTGCAGTGCAGCAGGCGCCTTACGCCGCCAGTGCGGCGGGCCTGGCAGCCCTGTGCGCGGCAATGGCCGCCGAACTGGAGCCGCTGGGCGTGCGCGTTCTGGCCATCCCCACGCTGGATAGCGTCGACGCAACCGTCGCAGCCGTCCTCAACGCGCTCCAACAGGCGCTGGAATAA
- a CDS encoding GNAT family N-acetyltransferase gives MLTTRLASIADVPAVQALCQMQTVRFHRADPRLPDQVILSSWWILPQDGACWLARADGALLGVVIAEAEHWTADSPYASVFPRRYLRLQLALADQADPAAILPLLLARAAPDQLMRATGAPSSRPGLMVMTPACDAALSAVLTAEGFTPYHTIAHQPLPEALPTPPPVPARVRPAEWSDTNAVADLMVESWQFHALHQPAIELSPLIREGCRCQASQLLGDGYNQLLLVAEHGDEIIGFFAIGLSSQDPLTRPALFLRGQYGDIYEVGVRGDWRGRGIGTTLYHAAWRWFTDRGVGAMFVNYAPTNPLSSRFWPGLGFVDAWINWWRP, from the coding sequence GTGCTCACGACCCGCCTGGCCAGCATCGCCGATGTTCCGGCGGTGCAGGCGCTGTGCCAAATGCAAACCGTGCGGTTTCACCGCGCCGATCCGCGCCTGCCTGATCAGGTGATCCTGTCCTCCTGGTGGATCCTGCCACAGGATGGCGCGTGCTGGCTGGCCAGGGCGGATGGCGCCCTGCTGGGCGTGGTGATCGCCGAGGCGGAGCACTGGACGGCGGACAGCCCGTACGCCAGCGTCTTCCCGCGTCGCTACCTGCGGCTGCAGCTGGCCCTAGCAGATCAGGCCGATCCGGCGGCGATCCTGCCCCTGCTGCTGGCGCGGGCAGCGCCCGACCAGCTGATGAGGGCAACCGGCGCCCCCTCCAGCCGGCCCGGTCTGATGGTGATGACTCCAGCCTGCGACGCCGCGCTCTCTGCCGTGCTGACCGCCGAAGGCTTCACGCCGTACCATACAATCGCCCACCAACCGCTGCCGGAGGCACTCCCCACTCCGCCACCGGTCCCGGCCCGCGTGCGCCCGGCGGAATGGAGCGACACCAACGCCGTGGCTGATCTGATGGTGGAGTCGTGGCAATTCCACGCGCTACATCAGCCAGCCATCGAGCTATCGCCCCTGATCCGGGAGGGCTGTCGCTGTCAGGCGTCGCAGTTGCTGGGAGATGGCTATAATCAACTCCTGCTGGTGGCCGAGCATGGCGACGAGATCATCGGTTTCTTCGCCATCGGCCTCAGTAGTCAGGATCCGCTTACCCGTCCGGCCCTCTTCTTGCGCGGGCAGTACGGCGACATCTACGAGGTCGGCGTGCGCGGGGACTGGCGCGGCAGGGGTATCGGTACGACCCTCTATCACGCTGCCTGGCGCTGGTTCACTGACCGGGGTGTGGGCGCTATGTTCGTCAACTATGCGCCGACCAACCCGCTCAGCAGCCGTTTCTGGCCCGGCCTGGGCTTCGTGGACGCCTGGATCAACTGGTGGCGGCCCTGA
- a CDS encoding GHMP kinase, translated as MKIFVPGRICLFGEHSDWAGGYRRINAAIEKGYALISGTNQGIYAEVEPHPSALILTSTTPDGQTIGPVEIPMEPRALLQVAEEGGYWSYIAGVAYQIQTNYHVRGLVIDNYRTDMPMKKGLSSSAAISVLTARAFNRVYDLKMTVRGEMEMAYQGEITTPSRCGRLDQGCAFGVRPVLMTFDGERLDTRELQVKQDLYFVIVDLKARKDTMEILRRLNRCYPFAQNEIEAGVQELLGPINRRIVHQAMDALVAGDAQRLGTLMIEAQTFFDRYAAPACPEELTAPVLHRVLNYEPLQPHIWGGKGVGSQGDGTAQFICRSEADQQAVIEIIERDLGMECLKLTLSSGPKVRKALIPAAGFGTRLFPASKATKKELFPIVDRDGIAKPAILLIVEEALNAGMDEVIIIVQEHDLAAFQAFFNIQVPIENYNKLPPHFQEYSKRLLEIGRRVRFVIQMTQEGFGHAVYCAREAIGDEPFLLMLGDHIYRSDGERSCAQQLVDAFNQHGMSVVGLRRTPEEMIGSFGTVGGRWLDDERRTLNITEFAEKPTVDYARTNLRVDGLPQDEYLTLFGQYIIKPQIFDYLEEHIRANVRERGEFQLTSALDRLRQEDGFRGLVIDGQRFDIGLPEYYLRTLADFSK; from the coding sequence GTGAAAATCTTCGTGCCGGGCCGTATTTGCCTGTTTGGGGAGCATTCCGACTGGGCCGGGGGCTACCGCCGGATTAACGCCGCGATCGAAAAGGGCTACGCCCTGATCTCCGGCACCAACCAGGGCATCTATGCCGAAGTCGAGCCGCACCCCTCCGCCCTGATCCTGACCTCAACCACGCCCGATGGCCAGACTATCGGGCCGGTGGAAATCCCGATGGAGCCGCGCGCGTTGCTGCAGGTGGCCGAAGAGGGCGGCTACTGGAGCTATATCGCCGGCGTAGCCTACCAGATCCAGACCAACTACCATGTGCGCGGGCTGGTGATCGACAACTACCGGACAGACATGCCCATGAAGAAGGGGCTATCTTCCAGCGCCGCGATCAGCGTCCTGACGGCGCGGGCCTTCAACCGCGTCTACGACCTCAAGATGACCGTGCGCGGCGAGATGGAGATGGCCTACCAGGGCGAGATCACCACGCCGTCGCGCTGCGGACGGCTGGATCAGGGCTGCGCCTTTGGCGTGCGCCCGGTGCTGATGACCTTCGATGGCGAGCGGCTGGATACCCGCGAGTTGCAGGTCAAGCAGGACCTGTACTTCGTCATCGTCGATCTCAAGGCCCGCAAGGACACGATGGAAATCCTGCGGCGGCTCAACCGCTGCTACCCCTTCGCCCAGAACGAGATCGAGGCCGGTGTGCAGGAGTTGCTCGGCCCGATCAATCGCCGGATTGTTCACCAGGCGATGGATGCCCTGGTCGCCGGTGACGCGCAGCGGCTGGGCACACTGATGATCGAAGCGCAGACTTTCTTCGATCGTTACGCTGCGCCAGCCTGCCCGGAGGAACTGACCGCGCCGGTATTGCATCGCGTGTTGAATTACGAACCGCTCCAGCCGCACATCTGGGGCGGCAAGGGCGTCGGCTCCCAGGGGGATGGCACCGCCCAGTTCATCTGCCGCAGCGAGGCCGACCAGCAGGCTGTGATTGAGATCATCGAGCGTGACCTGGGCATGGAATGCCTCAAGCTCACCCTCTCCTCAGGGCCAAAGGTGCGCAAGGCGCTTATCCCGGCGGCGGGCTTCGGCACGCGGCTGTTCCCGGCTTCCAAAGCCACCAAGAAAGAACTATTCCCGATCGTCGACCGCGATGGCATCGCCAAACCGGCCATCCTTCTGATCGTGGAGGAGGCGCTCAACGCCGGGATGGACGAAGTGATCATCATCGTCCAGGAGCACGACCTGGCCGCCTTCCAGGCATTCTTCAACATCCAGGTGCCGATCGAGAACTACAACAAGTTGCCACCGCACTTTCAGGAATATTCAAAGCGGCTGCTGGAGATCGGACGGCGTGTCCGCTTTGTGATCCAGATGACCCAGGAAGGCTTCGGCCACGCCGTCTACTGCGCCCGTGAAGCGATCGGCGACGAGCCGTTCCTGCTGATGCTGGGCGATCATATCTATCGCTCGGACGGCGAGCGCTCCTGCGCGCAACAGCTAGTGGATGCCTTCAACCAGCACGGCATGAGCGTGGTCGGGCTGCGTCGCACGCCGGAGGAGATGATCGGCAGCTTCGGGACAGTCGGCGGGCGCTGGCTGGATGACGAGCGCCGGACGCTCAACATCACCGAATTCGCCGAAAAGCCCACCGTTGACTATGCCCGTACCAACCTGCGGGTGGATGGCCTGCCGCAGGATGAATACCTGACGCTGTTCGGCCAGTACATCATCAAGCCGCAGATCTTCGACTATCTGGAGGAGCACATCCGGGCCAATGTCCGCGAGCGCGGGGAGTTTCAGCTGACTTCGGCGCTGGATCGCCTGCGCCAGGAGGACGGCTTCCGCGGGCTGGTCATCGATGGCCAGCGCTTCGACATCGGCCTGCCGGAATACTACCTGCGCACGCTGGCGGACTTCAGCAAGTAG
- a CDS encoding GNAT family N-acetyltransferase: MPFITKPLNAQAGRRMLIRALEVFAENPEADVDPILNDLQDGLRQGLLLRAKDSRDACGVAVWHYAGLTKASAEVNPLYVDPEAPPGAAEALTDAVWKAALTNPDVEMISVRVREGQDAIRAVLLGRGAVIFRRNLMAFNLLTGKLRRVPRPQGYSIVNWRRQHDDQVQALAPQVMRGSIDEVVVVDAQADRVGEALLSIRHNNHPEYSECVEEATLVALDATGAVVGYVLTIAEPLFAVLLDMGVHPAHRRRGLGQALVSAALQNLTRMECPMLVLIVTARNTAALHLYEQLGFEVLNTGEMAIWWRDGRQRAWQNG, from the coding sequence ATGCCATTCATCACCAAACCGTTAAATGCACAGGCAGGTCGGCGCATGCTGATCCGGGCGCTAGAAGTATTTGCAGAGAATCCAGAGGCGGACGTTGATCCGATCCTCAATGACCTGCAGGATGGCTTGCGCCAGGGGCTGTTGCTCCGGGCCAAAGATAGCAGGGATGCCTGTGGTGTCGCTGTGTGGCATTACGCTGGCCTGACTAAAGCATCCGCCGAAGTGAATCCCCTGTATGTCGATCCGGAGGCTCCGCCAGGTGCAGCGGAAGCACTGACCGACGCTGTGTGGAAAGCGGCGCTGACCAACCCTGATGTCGAAATGATCTCCGTCCGCGTGCGGGAAGGCCAGGACGCCATCCGTGCAGTCCTGCTGGGGCGCGGCGCGGTCATATTCCGGCGCAACCTGATGGCGTTCAACCTGCTGACCGGCAAGCTGCGGCGGGTTCCTCGCCCGCAGGGGTACAGCATTGTCAACTGGAGACGACAACACGACGATCAGGTGCAGGCGCTGGCTCCGCAGGTGATGCGCGGCAGCATCGATGAGGTGGTCGTCGTGGACGCACAGGCGGATCGGGTCGGCGAGGCGCTGCTCAGCATCCGCCACAACAACCATCCGGAATACAGCGAGTGTGTTGAGGAGGCCACGCTGGTGGCCCTGGACGCGACAGGAGCAGTGGTCGGATATGTACTGACCATCGCCGAGCCGCTGTTCGCGGTGTTGCTCGATATGGGCGTGCACCCCGCGCACCGGCGGCGCGGACTGGGTCAGGCGCTGGTGAGCGCGGCCCTCCAGAACCTGACCAGGATGGAGTGCCCAATGCTGGTGCTGATCGTCACAGCCCGGAATACTGCAGCGTTACACCTGTATGAGCAGCTTGGCTTTGAGGTTCTTAACACGGGAGAGATGGCGATCTGGTGGCGTGATGGTCGCCAGCGTGCCTGGCAAAACGGATAG
- a CDS encoding methyltransferase: MGYYDVTRQRVTLDGQRIVFHTKAGLETWAEVETAVSLLAENADVQPGDRVLLLEAGTGVLAVWAARRGGEVHCYDDSLIAARLTRETLAANGVTATVYEAPCPSGGAGSLFDVALLTIPKGRAYTRSLLGAAFHALKPGGRLYLAGPNPAGAKSVVKDAGLILGRSATIRTRARNRIGVAVRLAGASGVATPTESYREFEAAGLRLFGMPGVFSWEELDDGTAHLLDTLDHALCAGRRVLDMGCGYGAIGLAAARHGAAAVDMVDSSWLALECASHGIRANGLSAVCRAWASDLYSDVGPEPYDLILSNPPFHVGHAVDTEAAAELIGGARQRLAPGGRLRLVANLFLPYDRLMAEVFGAEQVRALYEGSRYRVLEATR, translated from the coding sequence ATGGGATATTACGACGTGACACGCCAGCGGGTGACGCTGGACGGTCAGCGAATTGTCTTCCACACCAAGGCCGGTCTGGAAACCTGGGCGGAAGTGGAGACGGCGGTGAGTCTGCTGGCGGAAAACGCCGACGTCCAGCCGGGCGATCGCGTGCTATTGCTGGAAGCCGGAACCGGCGTGCTGGCAGTCTGGGCGGCCCGGCGCGGCGGAGAAGTGCATTGCTACGATGACAGCCTGATCGCTGCCCGGCTGACGCGGGAGACGCTGGCCGCCAACGGCGTCACCGCGACCGTCTACGAAGCGCCCTGCCCGTCCGGCGGCGCGGGGAGCCTCTTCGACGTGGCCCTATTGACCATCCCCAAAGGCCGCGCCTACACCCGTTCGCTGCTGGGAGCTGCCTTCCATGCCCTCAAGCCGGGCGGGCGGCTGTACCTGGCCGGGCCGAACCCTGCCGGGGCCAAGTCAGTTGTCAAAGACGCCGGGCTGATCCTGGGGCGCTCGGCCACCATCCGCACACGGGCGCGTAACCGTATCGGCGTGGCCGTGCGGCTGGCCGGGGCAAGCGGCGTGGCCACACCCACCGAATCCTACCGCGAGTTCGAGGCCGCCGGGTTGCGGCTGTTCGGGATGCCGGGCGTCTTTAGCTGGGAAGAACTCGATGACGGCACCGCCCACCTGCTGGATACGCTGGATCACGCCCTGTGCGCCGGGCGGCGCGTGCTGGATATGGGCTGTGGCTACGGGGCGATCGGGCTGGCGGCGGCTCGCCATGGCGCGGCAGCAGTGGACATGGTGGATTCCTCCTGGCTGGCCCTGGAGTGCGCCAGCCACGGCATCCGCGCCAATGGCCTGAGCGCGGTATGCCGCGCCTGGGCCAGCGATCTGTATTCCGATGTCGGCCCGGAACCCTACGATCTGATCCTCTCCAACCCGCCGTTCCACGTCGGCCATGCGGTCGATACCGAAGCTGCCGCCGAGTTGATCGGCGGTGCACGGCAGCGGCTGGCTCCCGGCGGGCGCTTAAGGCTGGTCGCCAACCTGTTCCTGCCCTACGACCGGCTGATGGCCGAGGTCTTCGGCGCGGAACAGGTACGCGCTCTCTATGAAGGATCGCGCTACCGCGTCCTGGAAGCGACGCGCTAG